In Bacteroides coprosuis DSM 18011, the following are encoded in one genomic region:
- a CDS encoding glycosyl transferase family 2 (COGs: COG0463 Glycosyltransferase involved in cell wall biogenesis~InterPro IPR001173~KEGG: bfr:BF0434 putative glycosyltransferase~PFAM: Glycosyl transferase, family 2~SPTR: Putative glycosyltransferase;~IMG reference gene:2504106214~PFAM: Glycosyl transferase family 2) yields the protein MKTRINCFIPFLDEAQVKETIQNLQQSELNLNIYLVSTQKKSDNKALGYPIIYVPALTSTSAIQSIAEQANSDYTLLYTKYTTLELGYFALERMLKIADDSCAGMVYADHYQILGDQRKNAPVIDYQKGSLRDDFNFGSVLLFNTEALKDSVNRMKASYNAAGLYDLRLKLSQKYKLEHINEYLYSEIEKDTRKSGEKIFDYVDPKNRGVQIEMEKACTEHLKEIGGYLAPQFEKIEFEADHFEYEASVIIPVRNRIKTVKDAIESVLKQKTTFKFNLIIIDNHSTDGTTEAIDSFKGDDRLIHLIPKRKDLGIGGCWNAGVHHDKCGKFAVQLDSDDVYKDENTLQTMINAFYEQNCAMVVGTYMMTDFNMNMIAPGVIDHKEWTPENGRNNALRINGLGAPRAFYTPVLREIKVPNTSYGEDYALGLNFSRQYQIGRVYDIVYLCRRWEDNSDASLDIVKMNAHNTYKDRIRTWELEARINLNKKK from the coding sequence ATGAAAACAAGAATCAATTGCTTCATTCCTTTTCTTGACGAAGCACAAGTAAAAGAGACTATTCAAAATTTACAGCAATCAGAACTCAACTTGAACATCTATCTTGTGAGTACTCAAAAAAAATCGGATAACAAAGCCTTAGGCTATCCTATTATTTATGTACCAGCACTCACTTCAACAAGCGCCATTCAATCAATAGCAGAACAAGCAAATTCTGACTATACTTTGCTATACACAAAATATACAACTCTTGAATTAGGATATTTTGCCCTAGAACGTATGCTAAAAATAGCAGATGATTCTTGTGCAGGAATGGTCTATGCAGACCACTATCAAATACTAGGAGATCAAAGAAAAAATGCACCCGTCATAGATTATCAAAAGGGCAGTTTAAGAGATGACTTCAATTTTGGTTCGGTTCTATTATTTAACACTGAAGCTTTAAAAGACTCAGTTAATCGTATGAAGGCATCTTATAATGCAGCTGGATTATATGATTTAAGACTTAAACTTAGTCAGAAGTATAAATTAGAACACATCAATGAATACCTATATTCTGAAATAGAAAAAGACACCCGTAAAAGTGGTGAAAAAATATTCGATTACGTAGATCCTAAAAATAGAGGAGTACAAATCGAGATGGAAAAAGCCTGTACAGAACATCTTAAAGAAATAGGAGGATATCTTGCTCCTCAATTTGAAAAAATCGAATTTGAAGCTGATCACTTTGAATATGAAGCATCTGTCATCATACCTGTTCGTAATAGAATTAAAACAGTAAAAGACGCGATAGAGTCAGTGCTAAAGCAAAAAACAACTTTTAAATTCAACTTAATTATTATAGATAATCACTCAACTGATGGCACAACTGAAGCCATTGATAGCTTCAAAGGAGATGATCGATTAATTCACCTAATACCCAAACGCAAAGACTTGGGTATTGGTGGGTGTTGGAACGCAGGTGTTCATCATGACAAATGTGGAAAATTTGCTGTTCAATTGGATAGCGATGATGTGTACAAAGACGAAAACACATTACAAACAATGATTAATGCTTTCTACGAGCAAAATTGTGCTATGGTTGTTGGAACATACATGATGACAGACTTTAATATGAATATGATTGCTCCTGGAGTTATTGATCATAAAGAATGGACTCCAGAAAACGGACGAAATAATGCTCTACGCATCAATGGGCTAGGAGCGCCTAGAGCTTTCTATACCCCTGTGTTACGAGAAATCAAGGTGCCCAACACTAGCTATGGAGAAGATTATGCTCTTGGTTTGAATTTCTCAAGACAATATCAAATTGGTAGGGTCTATGACATCGTTTATTTATGCCGCCGTTGGGAAGACAACTCTGATGCATCACTAGACATAGTCAAAATGAATGCACATAATACTTATAAAGATAGAATTCGTACCTGGGAGCTTGAAGCACGAATCAACTTAAATAAAAAGAAATAA
- a CDS encoding major facilitator superfamily MFS_1 (InterPro IPR011701~KEGG: bth:BT_3620 AmpG protein, beta-lactamase induction signal transducer~PFAM: Major facilitator superfamily MFS-1~SPTR: AmpG protein;~IMG reference gene:2504106211~PFAM: BT1 family) has protein sequence MNNQKRVSPWAWVPTLYFAQGLPYVAVMTIAVIMYKRLGLSNTDIALYTSWLYLPWVIKPLWSPFVDLVKTKRAWVVAMQALVAAGFAGVAFFIPTAFYIKMSLAFFWLLAFSSATHDIAADGFYMLGLSTGDQSLFVGIRNTAYRLATIFGQGVLVMFAGAMEEGILFSSTKGNIPLAWSITFYLLAGIFLGLALYHNYVLPRPDADVKRPNLSANRILKDFFETFISFFKKKDLGLMFFFILTYRLGESQLAKIAYPFLLDGTDQGGLALDTSTVGVIYGTIGVIALLVGGIIGGILISKSGFRAWIIPMAIAINLPDVLYVWLAWATPDNVWLISSAVVLEQFGYGFGFTAYMLYLIYIADGEHKTAHYAIATGFMALGMMLPGMVAGWIQDHIGYTNFFIWVCICTIPGIVASIMVKNKIDPSFGRKKINRS, from the coding sequence ATGAATAATCAAAAACGGGTGTCTCCTTGGGCATGGGTACCAACACTCTATTTTGCCCAAGGCTTACCTTATGTTGCCGTAATGACAATTGCTGTCATTATGTATAAACGACTAGGACTATCCAACACAGACATTGCTCTATATACATCTTGGCTATACTTACCATGGGTAATAAAACCTTTATGGAGCCCATTTGTAGACCTTGTAAAGACCAAAAGAGCTTGGGTTGTAGCTATGCAAGCTTTAGTTGCTGCAGGATTTGCAGGAGTAGCATTTTTTATCCCCACAGCATTCTATATAAAAATGAGTTTAGCTTTCTTCTGGCTTCTTGCTTTTAGCTCTGCTACTCATGATATTGCAGCGGATGGATTCTATATGCTAGGATTAAGTACAGGAGATCAATCCTTATTTGTGGGTATCCGTAATACAGCATACAGACTTGCTACGATCTTTGGACAAGGAGTCCTTGTAATGTTTGCTGGAGCAATGGAAGAAGGCATTCTTTTTTCTTCAACAAAAGGGAATATTCCTTTAGCCTGGAGCATAACTTTTTACTTACTCGCTGGTATATTCTTAGGCTTAGCACTGTATCACAACTATGTACTACCCCGACCAGATGCTGATGTTAAACGACCTAATTTAAGTGCGAATCGCATTTTAAAAGATTTCTTTGAAACCTTTATATCCTTCTTTAAAAAGAAAGATTTAGGCTTAATGTTCTTTTTTATTCTAACCTATCGACTTGGAGAATCTCAGCTAGCCAAGATAGCCTATCCTTTTCTTCTTGATGGAACAGACCAAGGTGGCTTGGCTTTAGATACATCAACGGTAGGAGTAATTTATGGTACTATTGGTGTCATAGCTCTTTTAGTTGGAGGTATCATTGGAGGAATATTAATATCTAAAAGTGGATTTAGGGCATGGATTATCCCTATGGCAATAGCAATTAACTTACCCGATGTTCTCTATGTTTGGTTAGCATGGGCAACACCAGACAATGTATGGCTTATCAGCTCTGCCGTAGTCTTAGAACAGTTTGGCTATGGTTTTGGATTTACTGCTTATATGCTTTATCTCATTTATATTGCTGATGGAGAACATAAGACAGCTCATTATGCCATAGCAACAGGTTTCATGGCTTTAGGAATGATGCTTCCTGGAATGGTAGCTGGTTGGATACAAGATCACATTGGCTATACAAACTTCTTTATTTGGGTATGTATCTGTACAATACCTGGAATTGTAGCATCTATAATGGTTAAGAATAAAATCGATCCTTCTTTTGGACGCAAAAAAATAAACAGATCATGA
- a CDS encoding putative glycosyltransferase (KEGG: bfr:BF0433 putative glycosyltransferase~SPTR: Putative uncharacterized protein;~IMG reference gene:2504106213), with the protein MNIEVDKLFQQQLGEWPLAAKNFNALSEVKTKEVSVNGVHYRVQFNPARIVSSAAKVDSASIQARKCFLCATNRPIEQKGINYKQYVILLNPFPIFPRHLTIPDINHVDQKIEGRICDMLDLAKKIDDYVLFYNGPKCGASAPDHMHFQAGNKGFLCIEKDVTNLPLEKLKEYKSAKLFLLNDNPRNSLIIKGTTSEDINELFNQIYHTLPVQEGESEPMMNLIAWYDKDEWTLILLLRKKHRPNAFFAKGENKLTISPASVDLGGVFITPLEIDFNKVNEKQILEIVSEVSMSKEEIINLLKK; encoded by the coding sequence ATGAATATAGAGGTTGACAAACTTTTTCAACAACAATTGGGAGAATGGCCTTTAGCTGCTAAAAATTTTAATGCCTTGTCTGAGGTTAAAACAAAAGAGGTTAGCGTAAACGGAGTACACTATCGTGTACAGTTTAACCCGGCAAGAATAGTTTCTTCAGCAGCTAAGGTTGACAGTGCGTCTATTCAGGCTCGTAAATGTTTTTTATGTGCAACAAATAGACCCATAGAACAGAAAGGGATTAACTATAAGCAGTATGTTATACTGCTTAATCCCTTTCCGATTTTCCCTAGACATCTTACTATTCCTGACATTAATCACGTGGACCAAAAAATAGAAGGCCGCATCTGTGACATGTTGGATTTAGCAAAAAAAATAGATGACTATGTCTTGTTTTATAATGGTCCTAAATGTGGAGCATCAGCCCCTGACCACATGCATTTTCAAGCAGGTAATAAAGGATTTTTATGCATAGAAAAAGATGTTACCAACCTTCCTTTAGAGAAATTAAAAGAGTATAAATCAGCAAAACTGTTTTTACTAAACGACAATCCTAGAAATAGTTTAATCATCAAAGGGACGACCTCTGAAGATATTAATGAGCTTTTTAATCAAATCTATCATACCCTACCAGTTCAAGAAGGTGAATCAGAACCGATGATGAATTTAATAGCTTGGTATGACAAAGATGAGTGGACATTAATATTATTACTAAGAAAAAAACATAGACCAAATGCTTTTTTTGCCAAAGGAGAAAATAAATTAACAATAAGTCCAGCTTCTGTAGATTTGGGTGGAGTATTCATTACTCCTCTAGAAATAGATTTTAATAAAGTAAATGAAAAGCAAATTCTTGAGATAGTATCGGAAGTCTCAATGTCCAAAGAAGAGATTATTAATCTACTAAAAAAGTAA
- a CDS encoding SpoIID/LytB domain protein (COGs: COG2385 Sporulation protein and related protein~InterPro IPR013693:IPR013486~KEGG: bfs:BF0373 hypothetical protein~PFAM: Sporulation stage II protein D, amidase enhancer LytB N-terminal~SPTR: Putative uncharacterized protein;~TIGRFAM: Sporulation stage II protein D, amidase enhancer LytB~IMG reference gene:2504106212~PFAM: Stage II sporulation protein~TIGRFAM: SpoIID/LytB domain): MKAPQVSVGILFEPKIEFTLHIPYLINGIVVEGKQSVLFQQGQIAWNNVLYDELLFIPTNTDTGSFELEDVTIGINFHWERKENQKFRGSLRIIVEDDKLTAINILPVEEYLTSVISSEMSANASLELLKAHAVISRSWLLAQIQKNKDLKSGKEQYSNQQINTDDEYIVWYDKEDHVNFDVCADDHCQRYQGITKASTSLVQQAVHQTEGEILTYNGRICDARFSKCCGGVLEEFNTCWEESSHPYLAKKRDSIDNENIPNLKVENLAVKWIKGSPEAFCNTTDKKILSQVLNNYDQETTDFYRWKTEYTQKELADLIYKNTQLDFGEIINLTPISRGVSGRLIKLKIEGTKRSRIIGKELEIRRVLSSSHLYSSAFIIEKEDIQNNIPQKFTFKGAGWGHGVGLCQIGAAVMGEKGFKYDSILLYYYINANIEKHY; this comes from the coding sequence ATGAAAGCCCCTCAAGTAAGTGTAGGTATTCTTTTTGAACCTAAAATAGAATTCACTCTCCATATACCCTATCTCATCAACGGAATTGTAGTAGAAGGAAAACAATCTGTTCTATTTCAGCAAGGTCAAATTGCTTGGAATAACGTATTGTATGATGAGCTTTTATTCATCCCAACAAATACAGATACAGGATCCTTTGAATTAGAAGATGTAACTATTGGAATCAACTTCCATTGGGAAAGGAAAGAAAATCAAAAATTCAGAGGCTCACTCCGAATTATTGTTGAAGATGATAAGCTAACAGCTATCAATATACTACCCGTGGAGGAATATTTGACGAGTGTTATTTCTTCCGAAATGAGTGCTAATGCTTCACTTGAGCTATTAAAAGCTCATGCAGTGATATCAAGAAGCTGGCTACTAGCTCAAATTCAAAAGAACAAAGACTTAAAATCGGGGAAAGAGCAATATTCAAATCAACAAATCAATACAGACGATGAGTATATTGTTTGGTATGACAAAGAAGACCATGTCAATTTTGATGTTTGTGCTGACGACCATTGTCAACGCTATCAAGGAATAACAAAAGCCTCAACTTCATTAGTTCAACAAGCTGTTCATCAAACAGAAGGAGAGATTCTAACTTACAATGGACGTATTTGTGATGCTCGCTTTTCTAAATGTTGCGGAGGTGTACTAGAAGAATTCAACACTTGTTGGGAAGAATCATCGCATCCCTATTTAGCAAAAAAGAGAGATTCAATAGACAACGAAAATATTCCAAACCTAAAAGTAGAAAATCTTGCTGTTAAATGGATTAAGGGATCTCCAGAAGCCTTCTGCAATACTACAGACAAAAAGATATTGAGTCAAGTCCTTAACAACTACGATCAAGAAACCACCGATTTTTATCGATGGAAAACAGAATATACCCAAAAGGAGCTAGCAGATCTTATTTATAAAAACACACAACTTGATTTTGGAGAAATCATTAATCTAACTCCTATTTCAAGAGGTGTATCAGGCAGATTAATCAAGCTTAAAATAGAAGGGACTAAACGTTCAAGAATAATAGGGAAAGAATTAGAAATTAGACGAGTATTATCTAGTTCTCATCTTTACAGCTCAGCCTTTATTATTGAAAAAGAGGATATCCAGAATAACATTCCTCAAAAATTTACTTTTAAAGGAGCTGGATGGGGACATGGTGTGGGATTATGCCAGATAGGAGCAGCAGTAATGGGAGAAAAAGGGTTTAAATATGATTCGATTTTACTCTACTATTACATCAATGCCAACATTGAGAAACATTACTAA
- a CDS encoding metallophosphoesterase (COGs: COG1520 FOG: WD40-like repeat~InterPro IPR018391:IPR004843:IPR002372~KEGG: bfs:BF0376 putative PQQ-binding exported phosphoesterase~PFAM: Metallo-dependent phosphatase; Pyrrolo-quinoline quinone repeat~SMART: Pyrrolo-quinoline quinone beta-propeller repeat~SPTR: Putative uncharacterized protein;~IMG reference gene:2504106215~PFAM: Calcineurin-like phosphoesterase; PQQ enzyme repeat), with translation MKKTLISIICLVCAILPMSAQDFTFALLTDTHISKHNPAPAEDLNKVVTEINNNPKIEFVIVSGDLSEEGDFTSLSQAKAILAKLNKPYYAVLGNHETKWTESGMTDFGKIFGSERVKFEHKGFLFLGFNTGPLLRMADGHVVPQDISWLEKELSEAPINQPTFLITHYPLLKGDVDNWYDVTNAVRKYNIKSFLGGHYHSNRFFQYDGIPGIISRSTLRDKDNNPGYTLINVVNDSLYVSEKKINQAPIQWKSLSLTEKYYTKESGNDIYPDFSVNNEYPLVKKIWMNKSGVGIYSSPALYKKNIYVGDDMGYLSAYRIKDGKKLWQFKAEHRILGTPEADNNVVVFGAADKHIYGLNANNGKLLWKIKANAPVLGAVTIHNNIAFIGASDGVFRAIDILSGNIVWQYNQVKGYVETKPLVTDNKVIFGAWDNTLYALNEQTGEVEWLWTGDIKGMHFSPAAVWPVAAHGKVFITDPKRAMTAISLQSGETIWRTNQSMVRETIGLSEDNQRIYSKTMNDSVVCYSAETDIPEHLWSTDVGFGYEHAPSMPIEKEGVLYGSTKNGLMFALNSTTGQIIWKHKVGNSLINTLVPLDKNRVLFTATGGEIGLLEYKNK, from the coding sequence ATGAAAAAGACTCTCATATCAATTATTTGCTTAGTATGTGCTATTCTCCCAATGAGTGCACAAGACTTTACTTTTGCTTTATTGACTGATACGCATATATCAAAACATAACCCAGCACCAGCAGAAGACTTAAATAAAGTAGTAACTGAAATAAATAATAATCCTAAAATTGAATTTGTTATTGTTTCAGGAGATTTATCAGAAGAAGGAGATTTCACATCTTTAAGTCAAGCTAAAGCCATTTTAGCAAAATTGAACAAACCGTATTATGCCGTTCTGGGAAACCATGAAACTAAGTGGACTGAATCAGGAATGACTGATTTTGGCAAAATATTTGGAAGTGAACGAGTAAAATTCGAACATAAAGGTTTCCTTTTTTTAGGATTTAATACAGGTCCACTATTAAGAATGGCTGACGGACATGTTGTACCCCAAGATATCTCATGGCTAGAAAAAGAACTATCGGAAGCTCCTATCAACCAACCTACATTTTTAATTACCCATTATCCTTTACTAAAAGGAGATGTAGATAATTGGTATGATGTTACGAATGCTGTAAGGAAATATAACATCAAATCCTTTTTAGGAGGGCATTATCATAGCAATCGTTTCTTTCAGTATGATGGAATACCGGGTATCATAAGTAGATCAACACTTAGGGATAAAGACAATAATCCGGGTTACACACTAATTAATGTTGTAAATGACTCTTTATATGTATCAGAAAAAAAAATCAATCAAGCTCCTATACAGTGGAAGAGCTTGTCTCTAACTGAAAAGTATTATACTAAAGAAAGTGGAAATGATATTTACCCAGATTTTTCAGTAAACAACGAATACCCACTAGTAAAAAAAATATGGATGAATAAGTCGGGTGTAGGGATTTATAGTTCTCCTGCTTTATACAAAAAGAATATATATGTAGGAGATGACATGGGTTACCTCTCAGCTTATCGAATAAAAGATGGTAAAAAATTATGGCAGTTTAAAGCTGAACATCGTATTTTGGGCACACCTGAAGCAGATAATAATGTAGTTGTTTTTGGGGCTGCTGATAAACACATCTATGGATTAAATGCAAACAATGGCAAACTTCTATGGAAAATCAAAGCTAATGCACCCGTATTAGGAGCTGTAACGATCCATAATAACATCGCTTTTATTGGAGCTAGTGATGGCGTTTTTAGAGCTATTGACATCCTATCAGGAAATATAGTGTGGCAATACAATCAAGTTAAAGGATACGTAGAAACTAAACCCTTAGTAACTGATAATAAAGTCATTTTCGGAGCATGGGATAACACGCTTTATGCTTTAAATGAACAAACAGGAGAAGTAGAATGGCTTTGGACAGGAGATATAAAAGGAATGCACTTCTCTCCAGCAGCAGTATGGCCTGTAGCAGCACATGGAAAGGTTTTTATAACAGACCCTAAGCGTGCTATGACAGCGATAAGTTTACAATCAGGTGAAACAATTTGGAGAACTAATCAATCCATGGTAAGAGAGACTATTGGGTTATCTGAGGATAACCAAAGAATCTATAGTAAAACGATGAATGATAGTGTGGTTTGTTACTCAGCTGAAACAGATATTCCAGAACATCTTTGGTCTACAGACGTGGGGTTTGGATATGAGCATGCACCATCCATGCCTATAGAGAAAGAAGGAGTACTTTACGGAAGTACAAAAAATGGATTGATGTTTGCTTTAAATTCTACAACAGGTCAAATAATATGGAAGCATAAAGTTGGAAACTCTCTAATTAACACACTAGTACCTCTCGATAAAAACAGAGTTTTATTTACTGCTACAGGCGGGGAAATAGGACTATTAGAATATAAAAACAAATAA